A single region of the Kwoniella botswanensis chromosome 1, complete sequence genome encodes:
- a CDS encoding secondary thiamine-phosphate synthase enzyme: MDMAMDTIVPESLPWEHTDEGPDDSVSHLKTSLIGNSITLPISKGKLVFGTWQGIYLAEFRHSGAGWGGRGQGRKVIATIL, encoded by the exons ATGGACATGGCGATGGACACTATCGTTCCCGAATCTTTACCTTGGGAACATACGGATGAAGGACCTGA CGACTCAGTATCTCATTTGAAAACGTCTTTGATCGGCAACTCGATCACTCTCCCTATCTCCAAAGGTAAACTCGTCTTTGGTACATGGCAAGGAATCTATCTCGCAGAGTTCAGGCATAGCGGAGCAGGATGGGGGGGAAGAGGACAGGGAAGAAAGGTCATTGCGACTATCTTGTGA